A genomic stretch from Danaus plexippus unplaced genomic scaffold, MEX_DaPlex mxdp_47, whole genome shotgun sequence includes:
- the LOC133320668 gene encoding triosephosphate isomerase-like, with protein sequence MGRKFVVGGNWKMNGQSNQINEIVNNLKNGSLDPTAEVVIGVPAIYLAQVRSSLPKSIGVAAQNCWKADKGAFTGEISAPMIKDVGAEWVILGHSERRTIFGESDSLVAEKVANALRHNLKVIACIGETLEERESGKTEEVVFRQTKALVPAIGDKWKNVVLAYEPVWAIGTGKTASPQQAQDVHASLRKWLAENVSAEVAQSVRIQYGGSVTAANAKELAACEDIDGFLVGGASLKPEFVNIINARQ encoded by the coding sequence ATGGGTCGTAAATTCGTTGTCGGTGGAAATTGGAAAATGAATGGTCAGAGCAACCAGATAAATGAAATTGTCAATAACTTGAAGAACGGATCCTTGGATCCCACTGCTGAGGTTGTAATTGGAGTGCCAGCCATTTATCTGGCTCAGGTCAGATCCAGTCTACCCAAAAGCATTGGTGTTGCTGCTCAAAACTGCTGGAAGGCTGACAAgggggctttcacaggagaaATATCTGCACCTATGATCAAGGATGTCGGTGCAGAGTGGGTGATTCTAGGTCATTCTGAAAGGAGAACTATTTTTGGTGAATCTGACAGTTTAGTGGCTGAGAAGGTAGCCAATGCCCTTCGACACAATCTTAAAGTAATAGCCTGTATTGGTGAAACACTTGAAGAACGGGAGTCTGGCAAGACTGAGGAAGTTGTATTCAGACAAACTAAGGCTCTAGTGCCAGCTATTGGTGACAAGTGGAAAAATGTTGTCTTGGCATATGAACCAGTATGGGCTATTGGAACTGGCAAGACTGCCTCTCCACAACAGGCTCAAGATGTCCACGCATCTCTTCGTAAATGGCTGGCTGAGAATGTATCTGCAGAAGTTGCTCAATCAGTCCGTATCCAATATGGTGGTTCAGTGACTGCTGCAAATGCAAAGGAGTTGGCAGCTTGTGAAGATATCGATGGTTTCCTGGTTGGTGGAGCCAGTCTTAAACCTGAGtttgttaacattattaacgCTAGGCAGTGA
- the LOC133320667 gene encoding uncharacterized protein K02A2.6-like, producing the protein MAVGKIGEFEVGKDIWDLYVERLEQYFIVNLVNEEMKVPTLITMMGAECYELLVTLCTPHKPKDKEFHEIVDIMKKHLQPKPSELAERYKFRHRLQKADESMADYVAALKKISKTCEFGPWLDESLRDQLVCGINNETIRQRLFAEDKLNFSQAYRLASSMETAERDAAIVVEGHRRASSAGNTTDCQAITVGATWRRKHQAGSARDYGDSGAVRETGQRGGGGGWARQPAARASVSNKSQHERGHMQAQCKACGGAHETAASAAGAGDDANNCQDSDVSEEVIFIDINRLSARQCAPIMIPIVIQNKNIQMECDTGSAISCISYDLYKKEFSTIPIRSCNLALRYYTGELVHPVGVIKPTVLYKNTNKILELYVIRNGKSALLGRQWIAELRIQLPNLEYDCVNRLATDEEFNFSAFSSRYCNVFADGLGRFSGPAVGIHVRADARPVFMRARPLAYALREPVERALQQHVRDGILTPVERSDWATPIVPIVKKDGSIRICADYKITLNKVLEIDRYPLPKVEDLLVRLHGGQRFSKLDLSQAYANSFWMIQKIHVYGLASSPGIFQRRLEELFADLPRVGVFLDDVIITGETKREHMENLHKVFDRLEKYGLRIIKSGEKFVWSRECQDVFGKVKERLTSAEVLAHYSTELPLVVTADASSVGVGAVLAHETTAGERPVAYASRSLTDAERHYSQIDKEALAIVFAIRKFHQYLYGRKFVLRTDHKPLTHILGDKVGIPIMAASRLQRWAVLLSGYNYTIEGLSYVGIQNGDPESLRKLVLKQLHSSHMGIIKTKSWARSYVWWPGIDQDVEGQCRACDTCAQEADAPPRASPTPWPYHLQPWSRLHIDFLGPIRASNGAAENAVKQCKRAIKKAFRDKVDVDTALQTFLLMYRNTIHSTTGETPAILLQKRKLRTRLDLIRNDVGLKQKVLTVQDKQVKNAGGVEREFSPGDTVWFRRYGGNEKWVRRRTRWSLSSGTGSNVPSERSAVSATIAGGDEEAVVRGCAVVDESTTDSSIPVVSGTKQSCSPATVNSNNSSESSNARTPQSQQLQLRPKRTQRPVLRYGFEPD; encoded by the exons atggcAGTCGGAAAAATCGGCGAGTTTGAGGTGGGAAAAGACATATGGGACTTGTATGTGGAACGCCTGGAACAATATTTCATTGTGAATTTAGTGAACGAAGAGATGAAGGTGCCGACGTTGATAACCATGATGGGAGCTGAATGCTACGAGCTATTGGTTACTTTATGCACACCCCATAAGCCTAAGGATAAAGAGTTTCATGAAATTGTAGATATTATGAAGAAACATCTTCAACCCAAACCGAGTGAGTTGGCCGAGCGCTATAAATTTCGGCATAGACTGCAAAAAGCCGACGAGTCAATGGCAGATTACGTCGCAgctctaaaaaaaatatcgaaaacCTGTGAGTTTGGTCCCTGGCTAGATGAAAGTTTGCGTGATCAGCTAGTGTGTGGCATTAATAATGAAACCATAAGGCAACGTCTGTTCGCTGAGGATAAGTTAAACTTTAGTCAAGCATATCGCTTAGCATCTAGTATGGAAACTGCTGAGAGGGATGCGGCGATTGTGGTCGAAGGTCATAGAAGGGCATCGAGCGCGGGAAACACAACGGACTGTCAAGCGATTACGGTAGGGGCAACATGGCGGAGGAAACATCAAGCGGGCAGCGCGCGCGACTACGGTGACAGCGGAGCGGTGCGGGAGACCGGCCAGCGGGGGGGCGGCGGCGGCTGGGCTCGACAGCCAGCGGCGCGTGCCTCTGTATCGAACAAATCACAACACGAGCGCGGACATATGCAGGCGCAATGCAAGGCGTGTGGGGGTGCGCATGAAACTGCGGCTT CGGCAGCGGGAGCGGGGGATGATGCAAACAACTGTCAGGATAGTGACGTAAGCGAAgaggtaatttttattgatattaataggTTATCTGCACGTCAGTGTGCACCAATAATGATTCCAATTGTCATTCAGAATAAGAATATTCAGATGGAATGTGACACGGGTAGTGCAATATCATGTATaagttatgatttatataagaaagaaTTTAGTACAATACCGATAAGAAGTTGTAACTTGGCATTAAGATATTATACGGGCGAATTAGTACACCCGGTAGGGGTAATTAAACCTACTGTCTTGTATaagaatacaaataaaatattggaattGTACGTCATTCGTAATGGTAAATCGGCTTTATTAGGGAGACAATGGATCGCGGAATTACGTATACAATTACCTAACTTAGAATACGATTGTGTTAATAGGTTAGCGACCGacgaagaatttaattttagtgcaTTTAGTTCCAGATATTGTAATGTGTTCGCGGATGGTCTGGGTCGGTTCTCGGGGCCGGCTGTGGGCATACACGTTCGAGCCGACGCGCGGCCGGTGTTCATGCGCGCGCGCCCGCTGGCGTACGCACTGCGCGAGCCGGTGGAGCGCGCGCTGCAGCAACACGTGCGCGACGGCATCCTCACACCCGTCGAGCGCTCCGACTGGGCGACCCCGATTGTGCCCATCGTAAAGAAGGATGGTAGTATTAGGATTTGTGCCGACTACAAGATTACGCTAAATAAAGTGCTGGAAATTGACCGTTACCCGTTGCCTAAGGTTGAGGATTTGCTAGTGCGACTACATGGAGGACAGCGGTTCAGTAAATTAGATCTGTCGCAGGCCTACGCCAATTCGTTTTGGATGATTCAAAAAATACACG TCTACGGTTTGGCGTCTAGTCCGGGAATATTCCAACGTCGTTTAGAAGAGCTCTTCGCCGATTTGCCTCGGGTGGGGGTGTTCCTGGATGATGTTATTATAACAGGAGAAACTAAGCGGGAACACATGGAAAACCTCCATAAGGTGTTCGACCGTTTGGAAAAATATGGACTACGA attataaaatcaGGCGAAAAATTTGTCTGGAGCAGGGAATGTCAGGATGTTTTTGGTAAAGTAAAGGAACGGTTAACGAGCGCCGAAGTGCTGGCGCATTACTCGACGGAGCTGCCGCTGGTCGTGACGGCAGACGCCAGCAGCGTGGGCGTGGGCGCCGTGCTGGCGCACGAGACGACGGCCGGGGAGCGGCCCGTGGCGTACGCTTCGCGCTCGCTCACCGATGCTGAACGACACTACTCGCAGATTGACAAGGAAGCCTTAGCGATTGTCTTCGCCATACGGAAGTTTCATCAATACTTATATGGTAGAAAGTTTGTTTTGAGAACGGATCACAAACCTTTGACACATATATTAGGTGATAAGGTGGGCATCCCTATTATGGCAGCGTCCCGCTTACAGAGATGGGCAGTACTTCTGTCAGGTTATAATTATACTATTGA GGGGCTGTCTTATGTGGGGATACAGAATGGTGATCCCGAATCGTTGAGAAAGCTGGTTTTAAAACAACTACACAGCAGTCACATGGGCATCATTAAGACTAAGTCTTGGGCTCGTAGTTATGTGTGGTGGCCGGGCATCGATCAGGACGTGGAGGGGCAGTGCCGCGCATGCGACACCTGCGCGCAAGAAGCCGATGCGCCGCCGCGAGCGTCGCCGACGCCTTGGCCTTACCACCTACAGCCCTGGTCGCGCTTACATATTGATTTTCTCGGCCCAATACGAG CATCAAACGGTGCCGCCGAAAATGCCGTTAAACAGTGTAAACGAGCTATTAAGAAGGCTTTTAGGGATAAAGTTGATGTGGACACCGCCTTGCAAACATTTCTATTAATGTATAGGAACACTATTCATAGTACTACTGGGGAAACACCAGcaattttacttcaaaaacGTAAATTGCGGACACGATTGGATTTAATACGAAACGATGTGGGCTTGAAACAAAAGGTGCTTACGGTTCAAGATAAGCAGGTCAAAAATGCAGGTGGAGTGGAGCGAGAATTTTCTCCAGGTGATACAGTTTGGTTTAGAAGATATGGTGGTAACGAAAAGTGG GTGCGACGACGTACACGATGGTCGTTGTCAAGCGGCACAGGTTCTAATGTCCCCTCTGAACGCAGTGCCGTGTCGGCAACGATCGCGGGCGGGGATGAGGAGGCCGTGGTGCGGGGGTGTGCGGTGGTGGATGAGAGTACTACAGATTCTAGTATACCAGTAGTATCAGGAACTAAACAGTCCTGTAGCCCAGCTACAGTCAATTCAAACAATAGTTCTGAATCCAGTAACGCTCGTACACCACAGTCACAGCAACTCCAGCTGCGTCCTAAGCGTACACAAAGACCAGTTTTAAGATATGGTTTCGAACCTGActaa